One segment of Acidimicrobiales bacterium DNA contains the following:
- the rimI gene encoding ribosomal protein S18-alanine N-acetyltransferase has translation MSLDRADVPTPVSATRVVKVVPMRRRHLRAVMRIDQQVYPRPWSMGLYHGELNQAEHRRVYVVARVGREVVGHGGFTVVAGEGHVTTVAVDPAWHRHGVGTRLMLVLVRAAIDRGLASMTLEVRATNDPAQRLYRRFGFHEAGVRAGYYAETGEDATIMWAHHLDAPEQRERLDRIEAALVGAPLVDQVRTPHPGSQGGTRR, from the coding sequence GTGAGCCTCGACCGGGCCGATGTCCCCACCCCGGTCTCCGCCACCCGTGTGGTCAAGGTCGTGCCCATGCGGCGCCGCCACCTGCGGGCGGTGATGCGAATCGATCAGCAGGTGTACCCGCGGCCCTGGAGCATGGGCCTCTACCACGGTGAGTTGAACCAGGCCGAGCACCGACGGGTCTATGTCGTGGCCCGGGTCGGACGCGAGGTCGTCGGACACGGCGGCTTCACCGTGGTGGCCGGCGAGGGCCACGTCACCACCGTCGCGGTCGACCCGGCCTGGCATCGTCATGGTGTCGGGACCCGGCTCATGCTGGTGCTGGTGCGCGCTGCGATCGATCGCGGGCTCGCCTCGATGACCCTCGAGGTGCGCGCCACCAACGACCCCGCCCAGCGTCTCTATCGGCGCTTCGGTTTCCACGAGGCGGGGGTGCGAGCCGGCTACTACGCCGAGACCGGGGAGGACGCCACCATCATGTGGGCCCATCACCTCGACGCGCCGGAGCAACGCGAACGCCTCGATCGCATCGAAGCCGCGCTCGTCGGTGCGCCGCTGGTCGATCAGGTGCGGACCCCGCACCCGGGCT